In Gemmatimonadota bacterium, the following are encoded in one genomic region:
- a CDS encoding cupin domain-containing protein encodes MGQNVRVMTPGSATEDRVTVIEAVEPPHSPPPVFTRHAFIEMFLVVKGMLTFQFLNESAFVLEAGQMVTVPGWKPHSFWNTGDDPAHVMLICTPAGLDRFFKASDQLLERMSADTSDPDVLKVEMDRLREEFGLEHVAPAPV; translated from the coding sequence ATGGGCCAGAACGTACGGGTCATGACCCCGGGTTCCGCCACGGAGGATCGCGTCACGGTCATCGAGGCCGTCGAACCGCCCCACAGCCCGCCGCCCGTATTCACCCGGCACGCCTTCATCGAGATGTTCCTGGTTGTCAAAGGCATGCTTACCTTCCAATTCCTTAACGAAAGCGCCTTCGTGCTCGAGGCCGGCCAGATGGTTACGGTGCCGGGATGGAAACCCCATTCGTTCTGGAACACAGGGGACGATCCGGCGCACGTTATGCTGATCTGCACGCCCGCGGGGCTTGACCGCTTCTTCAAGGCGTCCGATCAGCTGCTGGAGCGCATGTCCGCCGACACGTCCGATCCTGATGTACTGAAAGTGGAAATGGACCGCCTGCGGGAAGAGTTCGGGCTGGAACACGTGGCGCCGGCACCGGTGTGA
- a CDS encoding M28 family peptidase — protein sequence MHLNRNIACNLAGVVLLLVQFAASACQTSGVRDRVAYLAEPIGDGQVAAVVDSARIRQTITDLVSFGSRVAGYPGATEAAHYLAGRMREIGLEDVEMEEFVSSIPLDEGGELTLLDATTLEARTIPLYALWPNLVRTSTTPPGGITGMLHYVGNGEWADFNGIDPTGAVFLMDFNSGVNWQRAAQLGGRAVIFAEPDHTTRVDGEEKHLQVPLDFPRFWMKKAAARPLVEYLESNGSINVRARGRMTWKRRPAYNVFGKIPGTHPVLKDEVIVLNAYYDSISAVPAVSPGANQASGVAALLEMARYFAAHPPARTVLILATSGHFMSLSGINDFSYRHARISSHFADELEDPINIKLFAGIDLSSARDQVGVIYSGVFFGGDSFEKQRFFTPFGRTFMGYADEVIRRGAIPVDALVNVISPSQGHRTAGFFPAGQIGLEAELMFWMGIPALSFATVFDVREFVDTPIDDLDRVNFRNVYTQTLLLTELFGRGVNDPRLFPDFKMQLEDRFVNGRIRVVEFDPREDYIPSKPKPGAVVRFRRYNKTISGVKNEIFVVADSTGVAESTELEAGRTYPTEGYVMDPETGEIIYAPDRGPYGEGAYPLEIKMDWVDKEKPTVVFRSEATNIYDLVDPRFLTRLNEAVVLDESGNPPLEWGMTFQEGGWTTGFSYEEDTAVLFMPPESRFKVTMSTGLFGRRLILTNADENNPEGIGFKAGIDAIPLTSYQVAKDMWHLDEARIGALKSVGVSNTRLDDFHREAGRLLDLAEAARQALQWDRFIKHARAAWGYESRAYPDATGTANDVVKGVLFYMVLVIPFAYALERLVFGFANVYKRIATTVAIFLAAYGLLRFTHPAFQITTAPDIVLLAFMTFVLAAVVIWIISQRFSQTMREVRQDNRTVQSTDVRRSSALATAFSLGIGNMRKRKARTLLTCVTLVLLVFTVLSFTSVQTFLRLQTLSRDTEPTYTGFLVRNPNWGPLQKQTFQYVDSEFGSSEAEDRGITIVSRSWYSGTFPGETTFIRMDREGPDGTNHSTYASAILGLLPEEGEVSGLDRTLKSGRWFEPGEREVCIVPAEMAELLGLTGDEIVGSEVLVFGQPFEVIGVFDAADLERITDLDGEPLTPVDYTATGQDLLTELALMDYDEEPVDMAAFEHLPAANILLTPQAYVNDLGGTLRSVAVRFPTDEAAANRIERFMQRLGIPVVASVDGEVAVYSAMALSSLSGLGDLFIPMVVAALIILNTMMNAVYERFSEIGVYSAVGLAPAHIGALFMAEAAMYAVIGGMSGYLIGQTLARGITEYQLLAGLNLNYSSLSAVASTFMVMAVVMLSTIYPARKASQMAVPDVNRQWSFPEPEGDDWRFEFPFTISRTETLGLYAYLTRFFESHGESTLGNFLTDEVVLTGKNGLASAVGGAATAVPGEGRASDVVPEASTYEISMKTWLAPYDAGVSQRVSLHAAPAEEEHDLYAVWVHIYRLSGDVDSWQRLNRRFLNVLRKQFLVWRTVDQEVKKVYADEGREMIAAVTGEVVAEPARDAGERAI from the coding sequence TTGCACCTTAATCGAAACATTGCCTGCAATCTTGCCGGCGTGGTCCTGCTGCTCGTACAATTCGCGGCCTCCGCGTGCCAGACGTCGGGTGTCCGCGATCGCGTGGCGTACCTGGCCGAACCCATCGGCGACGGCCAGGTGGCCGCCGTGGTCGATTCGGCGCGGATCCGGCAGACCATTACCGACCTGGTGTCCTTCGGCTCGCGGGTAGCCGGTTACCCGGGCGCCACCGAAGCGGCTCACTACCTGGCCGGCCGCATGCGGGAAATCGGCCTCGAGGACGTGGAGATGGAGGAATTCGTCTCATCCATCCCCCTGGATGAAGGCGGCGAACTGACCCTCCTGGATGCCACGACCCTGGAGGCCCGGACGATCCCCCTTTACGCCCTGTGGCCCAACCTGGTGCGTACCTCCACGACGCCGCCAGGCGGCATCACGGGAATGCTTCACTACGTCGGAAATGGCGAGTGGGCGGACTTCAACGGTATCGATCCCACCGGCGCCGTCTTCCTGATGGATTTCAATTCCGGCGTAAACTGGCAGCGGGCCGCCCAGCTCGGCGGCCGGGCCGTGATCTTCGCGGAACCCGACCACACCACGAGGGTCGACGGAGAGGAAAAGCACCTCCAGGTACCCCTCGACTTCCCCCGTTTCTGGATGAAAAAGGCAGCGGCCCGGCCCCTGGTCGAATACCTCGAATCCAACGGTTCGATCAACGTCAGGGCAAGAGGACGCATGACCTGGAAACGGCGGCCGGCCTACAATGTCTTCGGTAAGATCCCGGGGACGCATCCGGTGCTGAAGGATGAGGTCATCGTCCTCAACGCCTACTACGACTCCATTTCCGCCGTGCCGGCCGTATCCCCCGGCGCGAACCAGGCGTCGGGCGTTGCCGCGCTCCTTGAAATGGCCCGCTACTTCGCGGCCCATCCTCCCGCACGCACCGTGTTGATACTCGCGACATCGGGCCACTTCATGTCGCTCAGCGGGATAAACGACTTCTCCTACCGCCACGCGCGCATCTCCAGTCACTTCGCGGACGAGCTGGAAGACCCCATCAACATCAAGCTCTTCGCCGGTATCGACCTGTCCAGCGCGCGCGATCAGGTCGGCGTCATCTACTCCGGCGTCTTCTTCGGGGGGGATTCCTTCGAGAAACAGCGGTTCTTCACGCCATTCGGCCGGACCTTCATGGGTTACGCCGACGAAGTGATCCGGCGGGGCGCCATACCGGTCGACGCCCTGGTGAACGTGATCTCCCCCTCACAGGGGCACCGGACCGCCGGTTTCTTTCCCGCCGGCCAGATCGGCCTCGAAGCCGAACTCATGTTCTGGATGGGGATCCCGGCCCTGTCCTTCGCCACGGTGTTCGATGTCCGAGAGTTCGTGGACACGCCCATCGACGACCTCGACCGGGTCAACTTCCGCAACGTGTACACGCAGACTCTGCTGCTGACCGAGCTCTTCGGCCGCGGCGTCAACGATCCCCGCCTGTTCCCGGACTTCAAGATGCAGCTCGAGGACCGCTTCGTGAACGGCAGGATCCGGGTCGTTGAGTTCGATCCCCGGGAGGACTACATCCCGAGCAAGCCCAAACCCGGCGCCGTAGTCCGATTCCGCCGCTACAACAAGACCATCAGCGGCGTCAAGAACGAGATCTTCGTGGTGGCGGACAGCACCGGGGTAGCCGAAAGTACCGAACTGGAGGCAGGGCGCACCTACCCCACGGAAGGTTACGTGATGGACCCCGAAACGGGGGAAATCATCTACGCGCCGGACCGCGGTCCCTACGGGGAAGGCGCCTACCCCCTCGAGATCAAGATGGACTGGGTGGACAAGGAAAAACCCACGGTGGTCTTCCGGTCCGAGGCGACCAACATCTACGACCTGGTGGATCCGCGCTTCCTGACCCGGCTGAACGAGGCCGTGGTGCTCGACGAGTCGGGCAATCCGCCCCTCGAATGGGGCATGACCTTCCAGGAGGGCGGGTGGACCACGGGTTTTTCGTACGAGGAGGACACGGCCGTCCTCTTCATGCCGCCGGAAAGCCGGTTCAAGGTCACCATGTCCACCGGCCTGTTCGGCCGCCGCCTCATCCTGACCAACGCGGACGAGAACAACCCGGAGGGAATCGGGTTCAAGGCGGGGATCGACGCCATCCCCCTGACCTCCTACCAGGTGGCGAAAGACATGTGGCACCTGGACGAAGCGCGGATCGGCGCGCTCAAGTCCGTCGGCGTGAGCAACACCCGGCTGGACGACTTCCACCGGGAGGCGGGCCGCCTGCTGGACCTGGCCGAAGCGGCCCGGCAGGCCCTGCAGTGGGACCGGTTCATCAAGCACGCCCGGGCCGCGTGGGGATACGAGTCCCGCGCCTATCCGGACGCGACCGGGACGGCCAACGACGTCGTGAAGGGCGTACTGTTCTACATGGTGCTCGTTATCCCGTTCGCATACGCCCTGGAGCGGTTGGTCTTCGGATTCGCCAACGTGTACAAGCGGATCGCCACTACCGTCGCCATCTTCCTGGCTGCATACGGTTTGCTGCGGTTCACCCACCCGGCCTTCCAGATCACCACAGCGCCCGACATCGTGCTCCTCGCCTTCATGACCTTCGTTCTCGCCGCAGTCGTCATCTGGATCATTTCCCAACGATTCAGCCAGACCATGCGGGAGGTCCGGCAGGACAACCGTACCGTGCAGTCCACCGACGTGCGGCGCTCGAGCGCCCTGGCCACGGCCTTCTCCCTGGGCATCGGCAACATGCGGAAGCGCAAGGCCCGGACCCTGCTGACTTGCGTCACCCTGGTGCTCCTGGTGTTCACCGTGCTTTCCTTCACCTCCGTGCAGACCTTCCTCAGGTTGCAGACGCTGAGCCGGGACACGGAGCCCACCTACACGGGCTTCCTCGTCCGCAACCCCAACTGGGGACCGCTCCAGAAACAGACCTTTCAGTACGTGGATTCCGAATTCGGTTCGTCGGAGGCCGAAGACCGGGGCATCACCATCGTATCCCGGTCGTGGTACTCCGGCACGTTCCCCGGCGAGACGACCTTCATCAGGATGGACCGGGAGGGACCGGACGGTACGAACCATTCCACCTATGCCTCGGCCATCCTCGGCCTGCTGCCGGAAGAAGGGGAGGTGAGCGGCCTGGACCGCACGCTGAAATCGGGCCGGTGGTTCGAGCCCGGGGAGCGCGAAGTATGCATCGTCCCGGCCGAAATGGCGGAGCTGCTCGGTTTGACCGGGGATGAAATCGTGGGATCCGAAGTCCTCGTGTTCGGACAGCCCTTCGAGGTGATCGGCGTGTTCGACGCGGCCGATCTCGAGAGGATTACCGACCTGGACGGCGAGCCGCTCACACCCGTGGACTACACGGCGACGGGCCAGGATCTGCTGACCGAACTCGCCCTGATGGACTACGACGAAGAGCCCGTGGATATGGCTGCGTTCGAGCACCTGCCGGCCGCGAACATCCTGCTGACCCCGCAGGCCTATGTGAATGATCTCGGCGGGACCCTCCGCTCCGTCGCGGTCCGGTTTCCCACGGACGAAGCGGCCGCCAACCGGATCGAACGCTTTATGCAGCGTCTCGGGATCCCCGTGGTGGCGTCCGTGGACGGAGAGGTCGCGGTATACAGCGCCATGGCGTTGAGTTCGCTGTCCGGACTCGGCGATCTGTTCATTCCCATGGTCGTGGCCGCCCTCATCATCCTGAACACCATGATGAACGCCGTCTACGAACGCTTCAGCGAGATCGGGGTTTACAGCGCCGTGGGCCTGGCACCGGCCCACATCGGCGCGCTATTCATGGCGGAGGCGGCTATGTATGCCGTCATCGGCGGCATGTCCGGCTACCTGATCGGCCAGACCCTGGCCCGGGGGATCACGGAGTACCAGTTGCTCGCGGGGCTGAACCTGAACTACTCGTCCCTTTCCGCCGTGGCCTCCACGTTCATGGTCATGGCGGTGGTCATGCTGTCGACGATCTATCCTGCACGAAAGGCCTCCCAGATGGCCGTGCCGGACGTCAACCGGCAGTGGTCCTTCCCCGAGCCCGAGGGCGACGACTGGCGTTTCGAGTTCCCCTTCACCATCAGCCGCACGGAGACGCTTGGCCTCTACGCCTACCTGACGCGATTCTTCGAATCCCACGGCGAAAGCACGCTGGGGAATTTCTTGACGGACGAGGTGGTCCTGACCGGGAAGAATGGACTCGCTTCGGCAGTCGGGGGGGCGGCCACGGCCGTTCCGGGCGAGGGGCGGGCGTCCGATGTTGTTCCGGAAGCGTCCACTTACGAAATCAGCATGAAGACCTGGCTGGCACCCTACGACGCGGGGGTCAGCCAACGCGTGTCCCTCCACGCGGCCCCCGCCGAGGAAGAACACGACCTGTACGCGGTGTGGGTGCACATCTACCGCCTGAGCGGCGACGTGGATTCATGGCAGCGGCTCAACCGGCGTTTCCTGAATGTGCTGCGCAAGCAATTCCTGGTATGGCGCACCGTGGACCAGGAGGTCAAGAAGGTCTACGCGGACGAAGGCCGGGAGATGATCGCGGCAGTGACGGGTGAAGTGGTCGCGGAACCCGCCAGAGACGCGGGAGAGCGAGCGATTTGA
- a CDS encoding DNA methyltransferase, with the protein MANDHKRYAPGQVRDAIIRVMRLSSDALSAKQVAERVAKVEGHMPESSIRSYLRLNTPSMFVRERRGIYRLKDDYDSSLQQTILSNTELETPYRIGNATLIHGDCLDWLDAREDSSIHAIVTDPPYGLQEYSRKEQSKLRSRKGGVWRIPPSFDGNVRSPLPRFTTLTDGQKLYLREFFFIWTRLLLPKLVPGANVVVASNPLLSHIVSGAIADAGLERRGEIVRLVMTMRGGDRPKAAHDEFEGVSVLPRSMWEPWLLFRRPIEGRVQDNLRKWRTGGFRRPDSFKPFGDVIRSSPTRKNERAIAPHPSLKPQTFMRMLVRGVLPLGQGIVVDTFAGAGSTLAAAEAVGYESVGIEKDSLYFNMAKKAVQSLSEL; encoded by the coding sequence ATGGCAAATGATCATAAACGATATGCTCCAGGGCAAGTAAGGGACGCCATAATACGAGTAATGAGGCTTTCGTCGGATGCTTTGTCGGCGAAGCAAGTTGCTGAAAGAGTCGCGAAGGTCGAAGGACACATGCCAGAGTCTTCTATAAGATCCTATCTGCGCCTTAATACTCCATCAATGTTTGTAAGGGAAAGAAGAGGAATTTACCGACTCAAAGACGATTATGACAGCAGTTTGCAACAAACGATACTTAGCAATACTGAGTTGGAGACACCTTACAGAATTGGAAATGCCACGTTAATTCACGGTGACTGTTTAGACTGGCTGGATGCTCGGGAAGATAGCTCAATACATGCTATAGTCACAGATCCACCCTACGGTCTGCAGGAATACTCGAGGAAAGAACAGTCGAAGCTCAGAAGCAGGAAGGGAGGAGTCTGGAGAATACCTCCTTCATTTGACGGAAACGTCCGGTCGCCACTACCCCGATTTACTACTCTAACTGATGGACAGAAGCTGTATCTCCGCGAGTTTTTCTTTATTTGGACCCGGCTACTGTTACCCAAGCTGGTACCGGGCGCTAATGTTGTTGTTGCTTCTAATCCTCTTCTTTCCCATATCGTTTCAGGCGCCATTGCGGACGCGGGTCTTGAAAGGAGGGGTGAAATTGTACGGTTGGTGATGACAATGCGAGGTGGCGACCGGCCTAAGGCGGCGCACGATGAATTCGAAGGGGTCAGTGTACTCCCAAGATCCATGTGGGAGCCCTGGTTGCTATTTCGTAGGCCTATCGAAGGAAGGGTTCAGGATAATCTGCGTAAATGGCGAACTGGAGGTTTTCGTCGACCGGACAGCTTTAAACCCTTTGGAGATGTGATCCGATCTTCTCCGACTAGGAAGAATGAAAGGGCTATCGCGCCACATCCAAGCTTAAAGCCACAAACATTCATGCGTATGTTGGTAAGAGGCGTGCTTCCTCTTGGGCAGGGTATAGTAGTTGACACTTTCGCAGGAGCCGGTTCTACGCTAGCTGCAGCGGAAGCAGTGGGATATGAGTCAGTTGGAATTGAGAAGGACTCGCTGTATTTCAATATGGCAAAAAAAGCAGTCCAATCGCTTTCTGAACTATGA
- a CDS encoding molybdopterin-dependent oxidoreductase — MAGKSNLSRRDVLIKGGIATAGMTLLPSHVLAQLDQLARDETPVNWIDEFGPPRSPDFVLLDWNGLESWITPVDQFFSASHYPEPTVDGDTYSLEITGAVRQRLNLSLDEIKSMPRKDLDFTLECSGNRGVPVFRGGVFNARWTGTPLAPILERAGMWDNGMEVVFFGHDEGEEVITPRRSEPLTMKQNFARSLTMAQAMDPDILLCYEVNGQTLPPKHGYPLRLIVPGWYGITQVKWLKRIEVRTTRYMGRFISRDYVTIREETHNGETVWRQESVGKGRINSVTARVTRVGPLHRIYGAVWGEPLREVQVCIDDGPWQTAEIIEGEDAEYAWKFWRLDWDRPSPGEHTITSRGITTAGTMQPAPDDPYLAGKKTYWESNGQVTRTIRTFES; from the coding sequence ATGGCCGGGAAATCTAACCTGTCCCGCAGAGACGTGCTGATCAAGGGAGGGATCGCGACCGCCGGCATGACGCTGTTGCCGTCCCACGTGCTGGCCCAGTTGGACCAGCTGGCAAGGGACGAAACCCCCGTAAACTGGATCGACGAATTCGGGCCGCCGCGAAGCCCCGATTTCGTGCTGCTGGACTGGAACGGCCTGGAGTCATGGATTACGCCCGTGGACCAGTTTTTTTCGGCCAGCCACTATCCCGAGCCGACTGTCGACGGAGATACCTACAGTCTCGAAATCACGGGTGCGGTGAGACAGAGGCTCAACCTGAGCCTGGACGAGATCAAATCCATGCCGCGCAAAGACCTGGACTTCACCCTCGAGTGCTCGGGCAATCGGGGCGTTCCCGTCTTCCGCGGCGGCGTGTTCAACGCCCGGTGGACCGGCACGCCGCTGGCGCCGATCCTGGAGCGGGCGGGCATGTGGGACAACGGCATGGAGGTGGTTTTCTTCGGGCACGACGAGGGGGAGGAGGTCATCACCCCCCGCCGGAGCGAACCGCTGACCATGAAGCAGAACTTCGCCCGTTCCCTCACCATGGCGCAGGCCATGGACCCGGACATCCTGCTGTGTTACGAGGTGAACGGCCAGACGCTGCCGCCGAAGCACGGCTATCCCCTGCGCCTCATCGTACCCGGTTGGTACGGGATTACCCAGGTGAAGTGGCTGAAGCGCATCGAAGTACGCACCACGCGGTACATGGGGCGGTTCATTTCGCGGGATTACGTCACGATCCGCGAGGAGACCCACAACGGAGAGACCGTGTGGCGCCAGGAGTCCGTGGGCAAGGGCCGCATCAACTCCGTCACGGCGCGGGTCACCCGGGTCGGTCCCCTGCACCGGATCTACGGCGCGGTCTGGGGCGAACCGCTCAGGGAGGTGCAGGTGTGCATCGACGACGGTCCGTGGCAGACGGCGGAGATCATCGAGGGCGAGGACGCCGAGTACGCCTGGAAGTTCTGGCGGCTGGACTGGGACCGCCCGTCCCCCGGCGAGCATACGATCACGTCGCGGGGCATAACGACGGCCGGTACGATGCAGCCGGCGCCGGACGACCCGTACCTGGCCGGCAAGAAGACTTACTGGGAGAGCAACGGGCAGGTAACTCGCACTATACGGACCTTCGAAAGCTAG
- a CDS encoding type II toxin-antitoxin system VapC family toxin, translating to MVVLDTSSLIFWTLDPGRLSETAEETIAQADRVGVSSISIWEIGIKVERGRLVLPLSGAEYLENLEQTSRVEILPVDLSTWIRNLQLDWNHQDPVDRTIVATASLHNCPLVTSDNVLRSFYEKAVW from the coding sequence ATGGTCGTACTGGATACGTCCTCACTGATATTCTGGACGCTCGACCCCGGCCGCCTGTCCGAGACCGCCGAAGAGACCATCGCACAGGCCGACCGCGTAGGCGTCAGTTCGATATCGATCTGGGAGATCGGCATCAAAGTAGAACGGGGCAGGCTTGTACTGCCGCTTTCCGGCGCGGAATACCTGGAAAACCTGGAGCAAACCAGTCGGGTGGAAATATTGCCCGTGGATCTGAGTACCTGGATCAGGAACCTGCAACTGGATTGGAATCACCAGGATCCTGTCGACCGGACGATCGTCGCCACGGCTTCTCTACACAACTGCCCGCTTGTGACTTCGGACAACGTGCTCCGCAGTTTCTACGAGAAGGCTGTCTGGTAA
- a CDS encoding sialidase family protein, which produces MNRLLAEDYLVLATSPDPENVYAGSPSIARMDSGRLLASYEWFRPSPLKEAVPDQTEVLISDDDGATWSLAARQDFIWATIWTHEDDAYLIGNRRKSRDIVIGRSRDGGANWEGPVTLFEGRHHCAPTPVLIHNGFAYRAFETCDAPSRFDWKSLVVAGNLSRDLLNQAAWRMSNHVRFPGIPDVLSQRRYPESATHKVPADSFLEGNIVRVDGEIRMIMRTIVDGHTTSSLASIGRVEDDGQTLDYRFVQFHPMPGAQCKFQIVHDEEGGLYWTTVTLSTNPWQDREPLRRMGFSGPPGNERRILMLMYSVDALNWFQAGCVAMSRSMMESFSYASQVISGDDLLVVARTARGGKNQHDTNLITLHRVKDFRDLALDLRPVDL; this is translated from the coding sequence ATGAACCGACTGCTCGCCGAAGATTACCTCGTTTTGGCTACTTCGCCCGATCCGGAGAACGTGTACGCCGGTTCGCCCTCGATCGCCCGGATGGACTCCGGACGCCTGCTGGCCAGTTACGAGTGGTTTCGTCCGTCGCCGCTCAAGGAAGCCGTGCCGGACCAGACCGAGGTGCTGATCAGCGACGACGACGGCGCCACGTGGAGCCTGGCGGCCCGCCAGGATTTCATCTGGGCGACCATCTGGACCCACGAAGACGACGCCTACCTCATCGGCAACCGGCGGAAGAGCCGGGATATTGTCATCGGCCGATCCCGCGACGGTGGCGCCAACTGGGAGGGACCCGTCACCCTATTCGAGGGCAGGCACCACTGCGCGCCCACGCCGGTATTGATCCACAACGGCTTCGCCTACCGTGCCTTCGAGACCTGCGACGCACCCAGCCGCTTCGACTGGAAGTCCCTGGTGGTCGCGGGCAACCTTTCACGCGATCTGCTGAATCAGGCGGCCTGGCGGATGTCGAATCACGTCCGGTTCCCGGGCATCCCTGACGTGCTTTCGCAACGCAGGTACCCGGAGAGCGCGACCCACAAAGTTCCGGCCGACAGTTTCCTGGAAGGCAACATCGTACGGGTGGACGGCGAGATCCGGATGATCATGCGCACGATCGTAGACGGCCACACGACGTCGAGCCTGGCTTCCATCGGCCGGGTCGAGGACGATGGCCAGACCCTGGACTACCGGTTCGTCCAGTTCCACCCCATGCCGGGCGCCCAGTGCAAGTTCCAGATCGTCCACGACGAGGAAGGCGGCCTGTACTGGACCACCGTGACCTTGTCCACCAACCCGTGGCAGGACCGGGAGCCCCTCCGACGCATGGGCTTCAGCGGTCCGCCGGGCAACGAGCGGCGCATCCTCATGCTCATGTACAGCGTGGACGCGCTGAACTGGTTCCAGGCCGGCTGCGTGGCCATGAGCAGGAGCATGATGGAGTCCTTCAGCTACGCCTCGCAGGTCATCTCCGGAGACGATCTCCTGGTCGTCGCCCGCACCGCCCGGGGCGGCAAGAACCAGCACGACACCAACCTGATCACCCTCCACCGGGTAAAGGACTTCCGCGATCTGGCCCTGGATCTGCGGCCGGTTGATTTGTAA
- a CDS encoding phytanoyl-CoA dioxygenase family protein, which produces MTTREPSSLVMGKDELLMDGKYLSTLREANELLDDAEALRERMAEDGYLLIRGLHDPDKVREARRVVLENLQANDQIDPDYPLDLGVAAPGKRGAFFGGAKRVTHTDEFLSVVNSPEIMGFFERFLGGPVLTFDYKWLRAVGPGDNTGAHYDMVYMGRGTPNLYTVWTPLDDVTYDMGPLVILAGSHQFEAVKETYGQMDVDRDHVTGHFTNEPIEMVDQYGGQWQTSEFSMGDVIVLGMYTMHGSINNTSNRFRISTDTRYQLASEPVDHRWIGENPVAHYAWTEGKTVSMEEMRRKWKV; this is translated from the coding sequence ATGACCACCCGGGAACCATCAAGCCTGGTCATGGGCAAGGACGAATTGCTGATGGACGGGAAGTACCTGTCCACGCTCCGGGAAGCGAACGAACTGCTGGACGACGCGGAAGCCCTGCGGGAACGCATGGCCGAAGACGGCTACCTGCTCATCCGCGGCCTCCACGATCCGGATAAGGTCCGGGAAGCGCGCAGGGTCGTGCTGGAGAATCTCCAGGCAAACGACCAGATCGATCCGGACTATCCCCTCGACCTGGGGGTGGCTGCGCCGGGCAAGCGGGGCGCGTTCTTCGGCGGCGCCAAGCGGGTGACCCACACCGACGAGTTCCTCTCCGTAGTCAATTCTCCCGAAATCATGGGGTTCTTCGAGCGGTTCCTGGGCGGCCCCGTCCTCACTTTCGACTACAAGTGGCTTCGGGCCGTGGGTCCGGGCGACAATACCGGGGCGCATTACGACATGGTCTACATGGGCCGGGGCACGCCGAACCTGTATACCGTGTGGACGCCCCTGGACGACGTGACCTACGACATGGGACCCCTGGTCATCCTGGCCGGATCCCACCAGTTCGAGGCCGTCAAGGAGACCTACGGACAGATGGATGTGGACCGGGACCACGTGACGGGCCACTTCACCAACGAGCCCATCGAGATGGTCGACCAGTACGGGGGCCAGTGGCAGACGAGCGAGTTCAGCATGGGGGACGTGATCGTCCTCGGCATGTACACCATGCACGGGTCCATCAACAACACGTCGAACCGGTTCCGCATCAGCACAGATACCCGCTACCAACTGGCCAGTGAGCCCGTCGACCACCGGTGGATCGGCGAAAACCCCGTCGCCCATTACGCATGGACCGAGGGGAAGACCGTTTCCATGGAAGAGATGCGGCGGAAGTGGAAGGTCTAG
- a CDS encoding prevent-host-death protein: MPTISKSKLKANMLQVFREIEESGEELIVTHNRRPVLRIRPIGTKQPVDRVFEKLRGKVVYREDINTPTTDEWDEA; encoded by the coding sequence ATGCCGACGATTTCGAAAAGCAAGCTCAAAGCCAACATGCTCCAAGTTTTCAGGGAGATCGAGGAATCGGGCGAAGAACTGATCGTGACACACAACCGGCGTCCCGTGCTGCGCATTCGGCCCATTGGAACAAAGCAACCGGTTGACCGGGTATTCGAGAAGCTGCGTGGGAAAGTCGTCTACCGCGAGGACATCAACACGCCCACCACCGACGAATGGGATGAAGCGTAA